From the Mytilus trossulus isolate FHL-02 unplaced genomic scaffold, PNRI_Mtr1.1.1.hap1 h1tg000085l___fragment_1__unscaffolded, whole genome shotgun sequence genome, one window contains:
- the LOC134699840 gene encoding uncharacterized protein LOC134699840, whose protein sequence is MIKCFYTNFEYAVILNNKETDWFEVQSGVRQGCIISPILILVAIDWVMRKTTSDKKRGITWSMFTTLEDLDFAYDIALLSSKQDHMQEKTDRLSHFASQIGLELNAKKTQEMRLNTTSNLRLEAEGTDIQKVDKFTYLGTVVSTEDSTKKDIKSRLAKARSAFQRLRPIWKSSQYNRKTKIRLYNSNVKSVLLYGSECWRVTKTDMRSLSSFHHNCLRRNCKIVSQMTISSKRPSPCVSSQKYNRGASDGWGMFSGCLYPT, encoded by the coding sequence ATGATAAAATGCTTTTATACCAACTTTGAATATGCTGTGATACTCAACAACAAGGAAACTGACTGGTTTGAAGTACAATCTGGAGTACGGCAGGGCTGCATCATCTCACCCATCTTAATCCTGGTTGCCATTGACTGGGTGATGCGGAAGACCACCAGTGACAAGAAAAGAGGCATCACATGGTCGATGTTTACAACTCTAGAGGACCTTGACTTTGCTTATGATATAGCACTCCTTTCATCAAAACAAGATCATATGCAAGAAAAGACAGATCGGCTCAGCCATTTTGCAAGCCAAATTGGACTGGAATTAAATGCAAAAAAGACTCAAGAAATGCGACTCAACACAACATCAAACTTACGACTAGAAGCTGAAGGAACAGACATCCAAAAAGTAGATAAATTTACCTATCTAGGAACTGTCGTTAGTACAGAAGATTCCAccaaaaaagatattaaaagtaGGCTAGCCAAGGCAAGATCTGCATTTCAAAGACTACGACCAATTTGGAAGTCTAGCCaatacaacagaaaaacaaagatCAGGCTATATAACAGTAATGTTAAATCTGTTCTTCTGTATGGAAGTGAATGCTGGAGAGTAACAAAAACAGATATGAGATCGCTCTCAAGTTTCCACCACAATTGTCTGAGGCGAAATTGTAAAATCGTATCTCAAATGACCATCTCCTCGAAACGACCAAGTCCATGTGTATCCTCACAGAAATACAACAGAGGCGCTTCAGATGGCTGGGGCATGTTCTCAGGATGCCTGTATCCAACATAA